The DNA window CCACGTTGCCCAGAGTCGCAGACTTTCAGAGTCCAACAGTTGACTTTCCTGCTCCGAACGGGTTAATGaccaatcggtagcagtctggagtagccagcttccacagtgcaatcgccacgtgttctccaccggcagggcagctctcattctctcGTGACCCAGGGCTGCAGGATGGGGCCCAGGGGGGGTCTATGCCCACAATGAGCCCGTGCAGCAAGGCCCTTCGGAGGCACATTCTGCAGTCTCCAGGGCAGAAGCAGGTACAGAGCTGAGCTCCCATTTTCAGCACATGAAGCTCCGTCTTCCAGTTCTGAAACTATGAGCCCATACGTTTATTCTATAGGGAAAGAGACTCTGCCAGTCCTAGCTCTTGCTGTGCTGTTCTCTGCTGCTGGGACACTTCCCCTCTTCTCACAAACACCCTCCCTGCAGAAGTGCCagggctgcagctccccacaCACTAGAGATGGTTTCCTTTAACCCTTCAGCTGCTGCAGATACTAGCTCACCCACCTCTCACTCTGGAGCACAAAGGGCCAGAGTCTTGGGCCAGGCTGAGCTGCTTTTTCAGCAGGACCTGAAGGGAagggacaagggcagagtccagTGGAGACATTTTCAGCCCCATCTGGGCCTGATCTGGACAGTAAAACCCTGCAAAAATTCCTGCTACAGAACAAACCTTGAAAAGGCCCTCCCCCGCCACACCATTCTCAAAGACCTGAGGAAACTTctagactggggggaggggagagctttTGTTAAATTGGAGCTAAAGGTTGCAGGGGAGAGAAGTGTCACTGGAAGGGAAAACTCCCCGTACTAAGGGAATTCTGTAGTTTTCTCAAAACCCACCAAGGTTCAGAAGCCTGGAGATTCTAAGTTAAGGCGACACTTTCTAAACAAATCCCAATATTGGACAGTCTGCCAATGCACAGTTAGGTCACCAAACAACCCAGGTTCTGTCCTGTGCCAGCACCaacctctcacccccaccccaatggaCCATCTGTATGTCCTGTGCAAGTTTATGGGGGAGGACTCTATAAATGAGCGTTTGCTCATGGAGTTTCCAGGTTGGCGGGAGCTCCAACAGGCCCACAGCCACAGGCCAGGTCTGCACTTGAAAATTAGGTCGAcccagctacgttgctcaggggtgtgaaaaatccacacccctgagagatggcGCTAAGCCAACCTAGCCCCCGGCGAAGACAGCGCTAGGTCCATGGTAGATTGCTTCTGTCGACCTCGGGAGGTGGATTTCCtattgtgctgctgtagtgtttctaAAGCGGACATGGTGTCTGGCTGCAGAAACCCTAAAGTCTGACACTCCCCTGCATACTTAATCTACCTGCACCAAGGTGCCATCCAGCCATTACCATCTGGCAATGGTTAGGCAAGGGGCGAGTTCAGACTGCTCTTTTTCTGCTGAACTCTGTCAATTGTATTACCAATTTGGAAAGGCCAGATCTTGAAGACATTTTGTAAAGGAAGAAGTGGTAAGATTCAGACATGAGTGGGAAGTGTGGGGCTACAGAGAGGGCTGAATCAAAGGCAACGCCTAGTTCATGGCCTGAGTGACCACCCCTATGGGGCTGCCCATGGTGACTGAGAAAGGAGGGTGAGTGGGAGGGTGGATGTGGGGACATTAGGAGCTTTGTTTCAACCGTGTTGAGTTTAAACTGATGGTGGGATACCAGTAAGGACAGAGACAGGGAGACAGACTGGAGGTTTTAGTTTGGACTGACAGAAAAAGGCCCAGAGAGGATAGGCTGATCTAGGAGTTGTCAGCATAAAGATGATAATGAAAGCCATGGCTTTTAATGAGATTGCCCAGAGATAAGGTGCAGAggcagaagggaggaggggaggtgtggagtgaagctgaggtgcaTAGACTgtgaggaggggaagaggaggagtaatagttttacagtagtgcctagggaccccacgcagagaccagggccccattgtgctaggtgctgtacaaaaccaGGACAAACAGAGAGTGGGATGCTTGTGGCTAGGTCCTTCCAGAGATGCACTGGGGACACCACTGGGATGAGCCATTGTCTCTCCTCCAGCCGCCTATCACAGCAAAGTACTGAGGGCAAAGGGGAATTCTGCCGCTGACTTAAGGGAGGCCTGGGTTCTCCCTGAGAGTACCAAGGCTGAAGGTCTCATTGCACTTGGCTGCAGTGACTGTCTGTGTCACTGATCTCCAGCTCTTTCAGGTCACTCTCAGCCAGTTAAAGTGACTTTGCACCATAAGTGCACAGTTGCAGCGGGATTTTGGGTGGTGGCTGTTTTTAACTGTAGAATTGTTTCGTTTGTTTCCGAAGCCCTTGCACAGGATGTGACAGGGCTAAAAGAGAATTTATAGCTCTGCGGCTCACGCTCTGAACTACAGCCGGCCTTTGCTTCCTCTGCAGCTTCCGCTTACAAGACACCAAGGCTGAGAATTGGTCCgaattcaacaaaatgaaattcaattaactcaagtgcaaagtatttcattGAGGAAGGACaagtcaaatgcacagctacagaatggggaataactggctaggaggTAGTACGGCtgcaaaggatctgggggtcatagtagatcacaaatagTACtaggagtcaacaatgtaacgaaactgtgaaaaaggctaatatcagtGTGGGacgtattaacaggagtgttctGTGTAAGACATGGGATGTAATTGTCCCGCactgaagcctcagctggagtagtgagTGCAATCCTGGGTGCCCCTCTTTAGGAAAGACGagtccagaggtgagcaacaaaaaatgatcaaaggttcagaaaacctgacctgaaaggttaaaaaacaactaggcatgtttagtcctgagaaaaggaAGCTGAGAGGGGATCTCAGAACAGCCTTCCAATCTGCTACGGGCTGCTCCAAAGAGGACTgtaaataggcttccaagggaggctgtggaatccccatcaccggagggttttaagaacaggttggacaaacacctggcaggggTGGTTtcagtttacttggtcctgccacagatCAGGTTCTGGATTGATGAGGTTTTgtggccccttccaaccctgtatttctatgattctgtgatcccaGACTGATGACAACAGCCCTCAAGGTATCCTGCGGAGAGCAGAAACCAGGAGGAAAGACAGAAATTAAGTGAGTAAGTGGCCAAAACGTTAGTGACTAGAACAAAGTGGAGCTAAGGGCAGCAGTCTCTGGCAGTGGTTgaaagctggggcaggaggaaggggtggtggCCCTTTTAGAGTCCCTGGCCACCGCCATATTCCCTCCAgtgcagtgctactcaaagtggtggtccgcagaccggcaccggtccgcgagccatcggctgccggtctgcgcacactgggaaaaaaatttgctggtcccccacatcagatagctcgAGAAGCATTGTCCGAGTGCacatcaggcctgattctcccctgcctgtcccctTGCGTCGGCgttcacacctgtgcaaagtgagggcCAATTTAGTTTAAATGCCACtgttggtgtaagtgagaggagaactcTGGCTGGCAGGGtttaccccccaccctgcccaggtgtaaatggcagcaggaggggcagggcaggggagaatcatGCCACTGTTGCCTAAGGCCCCGGCTGACAGTTAGCATCTGCTTCCTCCTGCCTGCTCGCATGCCATGGAGCTTTCCCACTGCTTTCCGGAGGAAGCCGGGTGACCATGTGAGTTTCCTTCACTAccagctgtctctctctcctgctacTGCCTTGCTCAGCTGCTCTGCTTCTGCCCTCACACTGaatcccacacacacagccccagctctctctctttggGGATGTCTACGTTGCAGCTAAAGGTGGAATTTCCAGCTGGGGTGGACGTACCCTGTAAGCTTTGACTGAGTTTGTGAGATAAAAATACCAGTGTCGCTGTGGCAGGGTGGGTagctggagaggctgagggattccccccccccagggagGGTGTATACCCTCCCTGAATTttcccaaccccccctccccgcccccgttttgtgaactagttacatgcagtgttaccaatttagtgattgtttggaaatttgaattgaaattgaaacattaatacacactttaaaagcatataaagtgtatgataaaatacgtgtatgTGAAAAAGTATCATAGATTTGAAAAATATGAAcacagactagcttccttatacagcttttgttttttatgacatcagtgcattcatttcggtgatcTTGGCCAACCCagtaatttcaaattatgatttgtaagcaaagtctaaatgagctctccctgacagccagtgatgagctggggactgggggggaaggcttcaggaccagattgtctTTAcgttcacacctaatctacctcggtatccagcaaacagagctgtgttgcccaagtgatagctttggctggggttgggttacaaatcacttgaatgcgggggtggggggtaatgaaatgttgttatttttattgtatcAGTAAAGAGCAGTAGAACTGTCCTTAGCCTGTTTTCATTGAGGGCATCaagggagagggtggggacaggtgttttgcttgatggtctgcctgagtcaccagtactatttgacctgcccctctcccctgttTAAAGACGGAACTGATTAGGCTTcatagagagtcttttggttTGTTAAGGGACCACTAGAGCGGAAATCTCTGATAATccggtctaagtgcttagacccgctgtgggacagtgtttctgtggaagagacggcccaggttccccccaccgagagctgaaatcactgagagtcGGGTGGAACCGTGAGAGATCGACtctcagaggtcacagtggcaggtggcagcggAAGGTGACAGCGCAGGGCCTTTGGGGCAGAGCAACAGAGTGAACACTGGCATGACAAACAGCGGCCAGAGCAttggactatgttttagtgacttttCTCCAGAAGCTAGATTTGTGACTAggaaacttatataaatatatgtttcctagtaggccaaaaattttaaaatgcgtTATTTGCCAAAGTTATTATCTCACATCATCGctatctcaagaggtcattatcTTGGGGAGTTCCTGTACTaaactttattattaattattgttattattattattatttatgtaagaACGGCTATATTGGGTTagatatcctgtcttccagcagtgactgttccgggtgcttcagagggaatgaacagaacagagaatcatcgattgatccattccctgtcatccactcccagcttctggcaaacagaggctagggacattcaGATCAtgatgttgcatccctgcccatcctggctaatagccactgatggagctatcctccccgaacttatctagttcttttttgaaccctgttatcattttggccttcacaagatccctGGCAAAAATTTCCACaggtgactgtgcgttgtgtgaagaaatacttccttttgtttcttttaaacttactgactattaatttcattgggagccccctggttcttgtgttaagtgaagggataaataacatttctttattcttttctccGCACCAATCAAGATTTTATAAGACTCTATCTTATCCACtcttagtggtctcttttccaagctgaaaaggcctagttttctctcctcatatggaatctggttccatacccataatcatttttgttgcccttctctgtaccttttccagttccaatatatcttttttgagatggggtgaccagaactacatgcagtatttaagatgtgggcatgtgatggatttatatagtaaaagtggaggagcttggtttgccagactgatcagctaagCCAATACTGACAATCTATATGAAAAGACTGCAAAACACCATGTCTCTGGACTtcatcaacatgcagaaagcctcataagccagtcactgtcaaagccaattttagaagaacttaatgaggctgttaagaatgctggagacacaactcagtttatgtgaaccaacatggctgtggcatcatattttctatttaagcatgagataccacacactacaaactagaGGCCTAtctaagtgcattgtcacttgttaatcCTGCATTTggacactggttccgaacaagactgGCAAATGCTCACTCTCTTTCTGCAAAAAGCTCAGCTGACTCTCTTGGAACATGTGAtccaacagtgaaagactcaggaGTGGAAAAAGTGAAGAATTCTCTCCTATATTCAAAATATGTCCATACATGGCCGgcgaatgcaccaatgcaaataggaatcaagtattaagtcattacgtatgttatcttgatgtctgtggtaggccagtagatgcattctagatgttcagattatagaagacacatcagctgcatctgtgacatcttagaagagataaatgcttgtaaattgaaccccaaacagatggctgcttgtgcacttgatggagctacaaacttctctggaagacatagtggagtacaagctttgctcagagaaaagtgtaaccctaatctttCCTATACGCACtgtagaggccatctactccagctagcactagtacaagctgcagaatcttcaaaagacattaaaaagccacaaaTTTAATGCCTTATTTAtactcttttttcagcaagagtccaaaagaacagaacattttggaaacaaatagaagatacactgggactgaagttcaaatgagtccaacctgggaaaacctgctggctttctcatgagtgattcTTGGTAGTTGTCTTACAATTACTGCAACCGTTAtcactggctttggaaagtatccaccaagataggacagatctaagtcgtgaggctggtggactacttttgttactaagttcagagaagaTCTCGCCATTCTCTCTCCTGTAAGTCTACTGTTGCAACCATTTGAGTcattaaacaatgtcatccaggcatctACTACAACAGTAGTAGGTCTTTGTTCGGCAATAGAAGCTAtccttggatcaatcagagatatccattgaaaatgtactccaagaagcaaagacttcagtccagaagttgactaatgaaggtacTTATATTGATTCCATAAGTGAaaaggacaagaagtgtttgttaagccagctgaaaaagtacacagacttgattcttacaaatctacaataGAGATTTCTGGATTCTATTCAACCTccacgtagcttttacagatgcctgtcttataaaacactcgcagttgagtggagtgaggcactcccagcaatggggctgccatgtgatcaggacagaatagaaaattttgaacacagagtggaatatcatacgacgaacgaatgaagatttaacttcaacttctttaTCATTACTAGTGGTTGGACCCAATCTTTGTGCTGTGTTTCCTGGAATGAAAGTAGggattcatctcttgctactcccagtcacaataGCTACAGTTGAGCAtattttttcctcattgaatagaattttgtgttctgaagggagtcgccttctgcctgatcatgagcatatcatgaaggactggaagtaacGGACACACAAGAAGACACCAAAGAGTACCTaattacaacaagaaaccaagacaggtgtagatgtagtgcttcatcgtaggcttgagtagccaactttaatttttgtgatgattttaaaacatgagttaaatctaataaaatggtcatgaaacattcttcagttTCTACTATGGTGCCATATAGCCCACCTTTGGCCTCACGGTCTCAGCCCTCATcggccctcaccccctctcgaATATTCCAGCACCCCCCCTAATTTCAATTGCTGGGAAAAACACTgtgccctattccacatctaggcatgcatgcagtccaaaccctccttgccccaagagcccgcaccgaaaaaattccttcccaaaaaAAAAGCCACTTACTGGGAACCTGCTCTTGTGTTTGACCTTCACCAAGCATTGGCATCTGCGACTGGCTCCCTTCCTCCTGGCtcgagaagagctcctggctgcatgcctcCAGAGATTCCGGGGTGTCTCCTcccacctcagcaccctcgctcctgctttcctcctcttcctcctccctccttgttgcactgggctgtgaagtgtccatggtggtcctcggAGTGGATGTGGTGTCGCCCCCAAGTAtggcgtccagctctttgtagaatctGCAGGTTGCGGGGACAGCaccagagcggccgtttgcctcacaggctttgcggtaggcattctgcagctcctttacTTTAACCCGGCACTGCactgtgtcccggtcatggcccctttccatcatggcccTTGATCTCTGCCCATagatatcataattcctacggctggagcacagctgggactggacagcttcctccccacaaacgctgatgaggtccagcacctcgccattgctccatattGGGGCttgcctggcgcgtggaggcatggtcacctggaaagatgcgctgagagcactccacgcctggctgagcaaacaacTCAGTGCCTAGTTCCCTGGGGCACTTCACCTTTTGGCTCCACGTCTTATAGCCCCGTTTCCATCTTTTGGTAAAATTGCTTCCCGGCTTTTTCTAGGTTTGGTCCAGATGATTTGTAGATGGGAAGGTTGTTTTGTctttcattctctttctttcattATGATGATTCTAAAACTTTTGTAACTCATACAGCCGAAAAATGAGGCGAGAAGTAAAGCCGGTTTTGCCACTTCAGAAGAAAATGAGTATGTTTCTTTTCCTGATTTTGAGTCTGAAATGATTCTCTGAGATTTCACTTTATGAATGTGAAATCATTTGATAGCCCACCCTGGACTGTGGATTTTTCTCTCTTTGTGAAGGC is part of the Eretmochelys imbricata isolate rEreImb1 chromosome 14, rEreImb1.hap1, whole genome shotgun sequence genome and encodes:
- the LOC144274826 gene encoding zinc finger protein with KRAB and SCAN domains 2-like; this translates as MPPRARQAPIWSNGEVLDLISVCGEEAVQSQLCSSRRNYDIYGQRSRAMMERGHDRDTVQCRVKVKELQNAYRKACEANGRSGAVPATCRFYKELDAILGGDTTSTPRTTMDTSQPSATRREEEEEESRSEGAEVGGDTPESLEACSQELFSSQEEGSQSQMPMLGEGQTQEQVPSAPLPQHKSFAKADGCLCT